A genome region from Myxocyprinus asiaticus isolate MX2 ecotype Aquarium Trade chromosome 12, UBuf_Myxa_2, whole genome shotgun sequence includes the following:
- the LOC127449004 gene encoding E3 ubiquitin/ISG15 ligase TRIM25-like isoform X2, with amino-acid sequence MAENMSLLSLEDDLTCSICLCLFKNPVSLLCGHSFCASCLEASWNDTTSSLFCPNCRMRFNSKPDLKKNTVLSAVVEAYRVKAGVSEPVNDPIEVKNKDEEQIKCDNCMEAKAVNTCLTCMASYCEDHVRPHLENAIFRAHQLSEPLPDLMDRLCPDHGKLMELYCSHHQCCICSTCLQNVHKGCKFTNADDQRIKHKTDLIDKLNTLDAKTDKNQQVITQMKEQQSKLKEYAATRKRILEAEYRHIREMFERDEKEAILALNKEQEKGQSKLASLIKKCNENVEKMNRTKSEINSLLDQSQSLSFIKTSVDLPSVVNFEPYVPRINVDSKEVIAYHSSTVALKAWITKFLDQPAENRIPILKPDGVNYSANSPGNLFPGTSENPVTLSNPRGMFSVPPIHLRSPSPGAPLRTRDSGAKKKNPPQKSHSKEQRDHKERKDQRANRPWNHPTGTSPFSKSMENLLDLRPKTVEIREINHCAVSSALDNFVKRSDLLKYGTILNFDVRTAHKRIFLSENDTKATISDEPANYPDIPTRFSVCSQVLCTKGFSQGRHYWEIKMSSNNFCGLGLAYGRIDRKGPSSRLGRNAESWCVEWFNVKLSAWHNSIETVLASTNSSRVGILLDCDAGSATLYNVQDRAYPFHTFVFPFSEPVYPAFWIFSNGSSVSLCKLSI; translated from the exons ATGGCCGAAAACATGTCTCTGTTGAGTCTCGAGGACGATTTGACATGCAGCATCTGTTTATGTCTGTTCAAAAACCCAGTTAGTTTACTCTGTGGACACAGTTTTTGCGCCAGCTGTCTCGAGGCGTCATGGAACGACACAACATCCTCTCTGTTCTGCCCTAACTGCCGTATGCGTTTTAACAGCAAACCTGATCTCAAGAAGAACACCGTCCTCAGCGCTGTGGTGGAGGCATACCGAGTAAAGGCGGGTGTCTCCGAACCCGTCAATGATCCTATTGAGGTGAAAAATAAAGATGAAGAGCAAATCAAATGTGACAATTGCATGGAGGCCAAAGCGGTGAATACTTGTCTGACGTGTATGGCGTCTTACTGTGAGGATCATGTGAGGCCTCACCTGGAGAATGCCATATTCCGGGCGCATCAGCTCTCGGAACCGCTTCCTGATCTGATGGATCGTCTCTGTCCCGATCACGGCAAGTTGATGGAGTTATACTGCTCTCATCACCAGTGCTGCATCTGTAGCACCTGTCTGCAGAACGTACATAAGGGCTGTAAGTTTACCAACGCAGATGATCAGCGCATCAAACACAAG ACTGACCTGATTGACAAGCTCAACACTCTTGATGCCAAAACTGACAAGAATCAGCAGGTCATCACGCAGATGAAGGAGCAACAAAGCAAATTAAAG GAGTATGCAGCAACCCGCAAACGTATTCTTGAGGCAGAATACAGACATATCCGAGAAATGTTTGAAAGAGATGAGAAAGAGGCCATTCTTGCCCTCAATAAGGAACAGGAGAAAGGTCAGAGCAAACTGGCCTCCCTGATAAagaaatgtaatgaaaatgttgAGAAGATGAATAGAACCAAATCTGAGATCAACAGCCTGCTGGATCAGTCACAGTCACTCTCCTTCATAAAG ACCTCTGTTGATTTGCCCTCAGTGGTAAATTTTGAGCCCTATGTCCCTCGCATAAATGTGGACTCCAAAGAGGTGATAGCTTACCACTCCTCTACAGTTGCCCTGAAGGCATGGATCACCAAATTTCTGGATCAACCAGCAGAGAACAGAATCCCGATACTTAAACCAG ATGGTGTGAACTACTCTGCTAATAGTCCAGGAAACCTGTTCCCAGGAACCAGTGAAAATCCTGTAACCCTGTCAAATCCAAGAGGAATGT TCTCTGTTCCACCCATTCATTTGAGGTCTCCTAGTCCTGGagcccctttaagaaccagagaTTCAGGAGCTAAAAAGAAGAATCCGCCCC AAAAGAGTCATTCTAAAGAGCAGAGAGATCACAAAGAGCGTAAAGACCAGAGGGCAAACC GACCCTGGAACCACCCTACAGGAACAAGTCCTTTCTCCAAAAGCATGGAAAACTTGCTAGATCTCAGACCTAAAACTGTAGAGATACGTGAAATAA ATCATTGTGCTGTTTCATCAGCTCTGGATAACTTTGTTAAAAGAAGTGACCTTCTTAAAT ATGGCACTATCCTCAATTTTGATGTCAGAACAGCCCATAAGCGGATCTTCCTCTCTGAAAATGACACCAAAGCGACAATTTCAGACGAGCCAGCTAACTATCCCGACattcctactcgcttttctgttTGTTCCCAGGTGCTCTGCACCAAGGGTTTCTCTCAGGGTCGGCATTACTGGGAGATCAAAATGAGCAGCAACAACTTCTGTGGATTGGGGCTTGCGTACGGCAGAATCGACCGGAAGGGTCCATCCAGCCGTTTGGGGCGTAATGCAGAATCCTGGTGTGTGGAGTGGTTTAATGTGAAGCTTTCTGCATGGCACAACAGCATTGAGACGGTGTTGGCGAGTACCAACTCTAGCCGCGTGGGCATCCTGCTGGATTGCGACGCAGGAAGCGCAACGCTCTATAACGTGCAGGACCGGGCCTATCCCTTCCACACTTTCGTGTTCCCTTTCTCTGAGCCCGTGTATCCAGCTTTCTGGATTTTCTCAAATGGCTCTTCTGTTTCTCTGTGCAAGCTCAGTATCTAA
- the LOC127449004 gene encoding E3 ubiquitin/ISG15 ligase TRIM25-like isoform X3, whose protein sequence is MAENMSLLSLEDDLTCSICLCLFKNPVSLLCGHSFCASCLEASWNDTTSSLFCPNCRMRFNSKPDLKKNTVLSAVVEAYRVKAGVSEPVNDPIEVKNKDEEQIKCDNCMEAKAVNTCLTCMASYCEDHVRPHLENAIFRAHQLSEPLPDLMDRLCPDHGKLMELYCSHHQCCICSTCLQNVHKGCKFTNADDQRIKHKTDLIDKLNTLDAKTDKNQQVITQMKEQQSKLKEYAATRKRILEAEYRHIREMFERDEKEAILALNKEQEKGQSKLASLIKKCNENVEKMNRTKSEINSLLDQSQSLSFIKTSVDLPSVVNFEPYVPRINVDSKEVIAYHSSTVALKAWITKFLDQPAENRIPILKPEFEKAVLDSDGVNYSANSPGNLFPGTSENPVTLSNPRGMFSVPPIHLRSPSPGAPLRTRDSGAKKKNPPQKSHSKEQRDHKERKDQRANHHCAVSSALDNFVKRSDLLKYGTILNFDVRTAHKRIFLSENDTKATISDEPANYPDIPTRFSVCSQVLCTKGFSQGRHYWEIKMSSNNFCGLGLAYGRIDRKGPSSRLGRNAESWCVEWFNVKLSAWHNSIETVLASTNSSRVGILLDCDAGSATLYNVQDRAYPFHTFVFPFSEPVYPAFWIFSNGSSVSLCKLSI, encoded by the exons ATGGCCGAAAACATGTCTCTGTTGAGTCTCGAGGACGATTTGACATGCAGCATCTGTTTATGTCTGTTCAAAAACCCAGTTAGTTTACTCTGTGGACACAGTTTTTGCGCCAGCTGTCTCGAGGCGTCATGGAACGACACAACATCCTCTCTGTTCTGCCCTAACTGCCGTATGCGTTTTAACAGCAAACCTGATCTCAAGAAGAACACCGTCCTCAGCGCTGTGGTGGAGGCATACCGAGTAAAGGCGGGTGTCTCCGAACCCGTCAATGATCCTATTGAGGTGAAAAATAAAGATGAAGAGCAAATCAAATGTGACAATTGCATGGAGGCCAAAGCGGTGAATACTTGTCTGACGTGTATGGCGTCTTACTGTGAGGATCATGTGAGGCCTCACCTGGAGAATGCCATATTCCGGGCGCATCAGCTCTCGGAACCGCTTCCTGATCTGATGGATCGTCTCTGTCCCGATCACGGCAAGTTGATGGAGTTATACTGCTCTCATCACCAGTGCTGCATCTGTAGCACCTGTCTGCAGAACGTACATAAGGGCTGTAAGTTTACCAACGCAGATGATCAGCGCATCAAACACAAG ACTGACCTGATTGACAAGCTCAACACTCTTGATGCCAAAACTGACAAGAATCAGCAGGTCATCACGCAGATGAAGGAGCAACAAAGCAAATTAAAG GAGTATGCAGCAACCCGCAAACGTATTCTTGAGGCAGAATACAGACATATCCGAGAAATGTTTGAAAGAGATGAGAAAGAGGCCATTCTTGCCCTCAATAAGGAACAGGAGAAAGGTCAGAGCAAACTGGCCTCCCTGATAAagaaatgtaatgaaaatgttgAGAAGATGAATAGAACCAAATCTGAGATCAACAGCCTGCTGGATCAGTCACAGTCACTCTCCTTCATAAAG ACCTCTGTTGATTTGCCCTCAGTGGTAAATTTTGAGCCCTATGTCCCTCGCATAAATGTGGACTCCAAAGAGGTGATAGCTTACCACTCCTCTACAGTTGCCCTGAAGGCATGGATCACCAAATTTCTGGATCAACCAGCAGAGAACAGAATCCCGATACTTAAACCAG AGTTTGAGAAAGCTGTTCTTGACTCCG ATGGTGTGAACTACTCTGCTAATAGTCCAGGAAACCTGTTCCCAGGAACCAGTGAAAATCCTGTAACCCTGTCAAATCCAAGAGGAATGT TCTCTGTTCCACCCATTCATTTGAGGTCTCCTAGTCCTGGagcccctttaagaaccagagaTTCAGGAGCTAAAAAGAAGAATCCGCCCC AAAAGAGTCATTCTAAAGAGCAGAGAGATCACAAAGAGCGTAAAGACCAGAGGGCAAACC ATCATTGTGCTGTTTCATCAGCTCTGGATAACTTTGTTAAAAGAAGTGACCTTCTTAAAT ATGGCACTATCCTCAATTTTGATGTCAGAACAGCCCATAAGCGGATCTTCCTCTCTGAAAATGACACCAAAGCGACAATTTCAGACGAGCCAGCTAACTATCCCGACattcctactcgcttttctgttTGTTCCCAGGTGCTCTGCACCAAGGGTTTCTCTCAGGGTCGGCATTACTGGGAGATCAAAATGAGCAGCAACAACTTCTGTGGATTGGGGCTTGCGTACGGCAGAATCGACCGGAAGGGTCCATCCAGCCGTTTGGGGCGTAATGCAGAATCCTGGTGTGTGGAGTGGTTTAATGTGAAGCTTTCTGCATGGCACAACAGCATTGAGACGGTGTTGGCGAGTACCAACTCTAGCCGCGTGGGCATCCTGCTGGATTGCGACGCAGGAAGCGCAACGCTCTATAACGTGCAGGACCGGGCCTATCCCTTCCACACTTTCGTGTTCCCTTTCTCTGAGCCCGTGTATCCAGCTTTCTGGATTTTCTCAAATGGCTCTTCTGTTTCTCTGTGCAAGCTCAGTATCTAA
- the LOC127449004 gene encoding E3 ubiquitin/ISG15 ligase TRIM25-like isoform X1, with translation MAENMSLLSLEDDLTCSICLCLFKNPVSLLCGHSFCASCLEASWNDTTSSLFCPNCRMRFNSKPDLKKNTVLSAVVEAYRVKAGVSEPVNDPIEVKNKDEEQIKCDNCMEAKAVNTCLTCMASYCEDHVRPHLENAIFRAHQLSEPLPDLMDRLCPDHGKLMELYCSHHQCCICSTCLQNVHKGCKFTNADDQRIKHKTDLIDKLNTLDAKTDKNQQVITQMKEQQSKLKEYAATRKRILEAEYRHIREMFERDEKEAILALNKEQEKGQSKLASLIKKCNENVEKMNRTKSEINSLLDQSQSLSFIKTSVDLPSVVNFEPYVPRINVDSKEVIAYHSSTVALKAWITKFLDQPAENRIPILKPEFEKAVLDSDGVNYSANSPGNLFPGTSENPVTLSNPRGMFSVPPIHLRSPSPGAPLRTRDSGAKKKNPPQKSHSKEQRDHKERKDQRANRPWNHPTGTSPFSKSMENLLDLRPKTVEIREINHCAVSSALDNFVKRSDLLKYGTILNFDVRTAHKRIFLSENDTKATISDEPANYPDIPTRFSVCSQVLCTKGFSQGRHYWEIKMSSNNFCGLGLAYGRIDRKGPSSRLGRNAESWCVEWFNVKLSAWHNSIETVLASTNSSRVGILLDCDAGSATLYNVQDRAYPFHTFVFPFSEPVYPAFWIFSNGSSVSLCKLSI, from the exons ATGGCCGAAAACATGTCTCTGTTGAGTCTCGAGGACGATTTGACATGCAGCATCTGTTTATGTCTGTTCAAAAACCCAGTTAGTTTACTCTGTGGACACAGTTTTTGCGCCAGCTGTCTCGAGGCGTCATGGAACGACACAACATCCTCTCTGTTCTGCCCTAACTGCCGTATGCGTTTTAACAGCAAACCTGATCTCAAGAAGAACACCGTCCTCAGCGCTGTGGTGGAGGCATACCGAGTAAAGGCGGGTGTCTCCGAACCCGTCAATGATCCTATTGAGGTGAAAAATAAAGATGAAGAGCAAATCAAATGTGACAATTGCATGGAGGCCAAAGCGGTGAATACTTGTCTGACGTGTATGGCGTCTTACTGTGAGGATCATGTGAGGCCTCACCTGGAGAATGCCATATTCCGGGCGCATCAGCTCTCGGAACCGCTTCCTGATCTGATGGATCGTCTCTGTCCCGATCACGGCAAGTTGATGGAGTTATACTGCTCTCATCACCAGTGCTGCATCTGTAGCACCTGTCTGCAGAACGTACATAAGGGCTGTAAGTTTACCAACGCAGATGATCAGCGCATCAAACACAAG ACTGACCTGATTGACAAGCTCAACACTCTTGATGCCAAAACTGACAAGAATCAGCAGGTCATCACGCAGATGAAGGAGCAACAAAGCAAATTAAAG GAGTATGCAGCAACCCGCAAACGTATTCTTGAGGCAGAATACAGACATATCCGAGAAATGTTTGAAAGAGATGAGAAAGAGGCCATTCTTGCCCTCAATAAGGAACAGGAGAAAGGTCAGAGCAAACTGGCCTCCCTGATAAagaaatgtaatgaaaatgttgAGAAGATGAATAGAACCAAATCTGAGATCAACAGCCTGCTGGATCAGTCACAGTCACTCTCCTTCATAAAG ACCTCTGTTGATTTGCCCTCAGTGGTAAATTTTGAGCCCTATGTCCCTCGCATAAATGTGGACTCCAAAGAGGTGATAGCTTACCACTCCTCTACAGTTGCCCTGAAGGCATGGATCACCAAATTTCTGGATCAACCAGCAGAGAACAGAATCCCGATACTTAAACCAG AGTTTGAGAAAGCTGTTCTTGACTCCG ATGGTGTGAACTACTCTGCTAATAGTCCAGGAAACCTGTTCCCAGGAACCAGTGAAAATCCTGTAACCCTGTCAAATCCAAGAGGAATGT TCTCTGTTCCACCCATTCATTTGAGGTCTCCTAGTCCTGGagcccctttaagaaccagagaTTCAGGAGCTAAAAAGAAGAATCCGCCCC AAAAGAGTCATTCTAAAGAGCAGAGAGATCACAAAGAGCGTAAAGACCAGAGGGCAAACC GACCCTGGAACCACCCTACAGGAACAAGTCCTTTCTCCAAAAGCATGGAAAACTTGCTAGATCTCAGACCTAAAACTGTAGAGATACGTGAAATAA ATCATTGTGCTGTTTCATCAGCTCTGGATAACTTTGTTAAAAGAAGTGACCTTCTTAAAT ATGGCACTATCCTCAATTTTGATGTCAGAACAGCCCATAAGCGGATCTTCCTCTCTGAAAATGACACCAAAGCGACAATTTCAGACGAGCCAGCTAACTATCCCGACattcctactcgcttttctgttTGTTCCCAGGTGCTCTGCACCAAGGGTTTCTCTCAGGGTCGGCATTACTGGGAGATCAAAATGAGCAGCAACAACTTCTGTGGATTGGGGCTTGCGTACGGCAGAATCGACCGGAAGGGTCCATCCAGCCGTTTGGGGCGTAATGCAGAATCCTGGTGTGTGGAGTGGTTTAATGTGAAGCTTTCTGCATGGCACAACAGCATTGAGACGGTGTTGGCGAGTACCAACTCTAGCCGCGTGGGCATCCTGCTGGATTGCGACGCAGGAAGCGCAACGCTCTATAACGTGCAGGACCGGGCCTATCCCTTCCACACTTTCGTGTTCCCTTTCTCTGAGCCCGTGTATCCAGCTTTCTGGATTTTCTCAAATGGCTCTTCTGTTTCTCTGTGCAAGCTCAGTATCTAA